In Populus trichocarpa isolate Nisqually-1 chromosome 7, P.trichocarpa_v4.1, whole genome shotgun sequence, the following proteins share a genomic window:
- the LOC7480176 gene encoding histone H4 yields the protein MSGRGKGGKGLGKGGAKRHRKVLRDNIQGITKPAIRRLARRGGVKRISGLIYEETRGVLKIFLENVIRDAVTYTEHARRKTVTAMDVVYALKRQGRTLYGFGG from the coding sequence atgtCAGGGAGAGGAAAAGGAGGAAAGGGACTGGGAAAAGGAGGAGCCAAGAGGCATCGTAAGGTTCTTCGAGATAACATTCAGGGCATCACCAAGCCTGCGATTCGTCGACTGGCTAGGCGTGGCGGAGTCAAGCGTATCAGTGGGCTTATCTATGAAGAAACCAGAGGTGTCCTCAAGATCTTCTTGGAGAATGTGATTCGTGATGCAGTCACCTACACAGAGCATGCTCGCCGCAAGACAGTGACTGCAATGGATGTTGTATATGCTTTGAAGAGACAGGGCCGTACTTTATATGGTTTTGGTGGTTGA
- the LOC7480175 gene encoding peptidyl-prolyl cis-trans isomerase Pin1 gives MASSASGTQVRASHILIKHEGSRRKASWKDPEGRVIKNTTRDSAISELKAIREDIVSGKAKFEDVASRISDCSSAKRGGDLGPFGRGQMQKPFEETTFSLKVGEISDIVDTDSGVHIILRTG, from the exons ATGGCATCATCTGCATCAGGGACTCAAGTTCGAGCATCACACATCCTAATAAAACACGAGGGTTCAAGAAGGAAGGCATCATGGAAAGACCCAGAAGGTCGTGTGATCAAAAACACGACAAGGGATAGTGCTATTTCTGAACTCAAAGCAATTAGAGAGGATATTGTTTCTGGCAAAGCTAAGTTTGAGGATGTCGCTTCTAGAATCTCTGATTGTAGCTCTGCTAAACGTGGCGGCGATCTCG GGCCCTTTGGTCGAGGCCAGATGCAGAAGCCTTTTGAAGAGACTACCTTCTCTCTTAAGGTTGGTGAGATAAGTGACATAGTGGATACTGACAGTGGAGTTCACATCATCTTGAGGACTGGCTAA
- the LOC7495538 gene encoding histone H4 yields the protein MSGRGKGGKGLGKGGAKRHRKVLRDNIQGITKPAIRRLARRGGVKRISGLIYEETRGVLKIFLENVIRDAVTYTEHARRKTVTAMDVVYALKRQGRTLYGFGG from the coding sequence ATGTCGGGAAGAGGAAAGGGCGGAAAGGGGCTGGGAAAGGGAGGTGCAAAGAGGCACAGGAAGGTGTTGAGAGATAACATCCAAGGAATCACAAAGCCAGCAATTAGAAGGCTAGCAAGAAGAGGAGGCGTGAAGAGAATTAGTGGGCTGATCTACGAGGAAACTAGAGGGGTTTTGAAGATCTTCCTTGAGAACGTGATTCGTGATGCTGTTACTTATACAGAGCATGCTAGGAGAAAGACTGTCACTGCCATGGATGTTGTCTATGCTCTTAAGAGGCAAGGTCGTACTTTGTATGGGTTTGGGGGTTAG